A window from Bacteroidales bacterium encodes these proteins:
- a CDS encoding ParB/RepB/Spo0J family partition protein, protein MAKRNALGKGLGALIEDAGNENKYHVDAVNEINLENIEVNPYQPRTSFNEEGLNDLASSIKEIGVIQPITVRQINESKFQLITGERRYRAAKIAGIKTIPAFIRTADDQAMLEMALVENIQREDLDSIEVAISYQRLIEECELTQENLSTRVGKKRATISNYLRLLKLPAEIQLGIRDRKISMGHARTLINIEDPEKQLKAYYRILDEGLSVRKTEEIIRELSQQEQKKKKSPSAPKAELPEEYKQVKNHLASHFDTNIELKRNNNGKGKIIIPFKSDKDLERIMSIIENNTED, encoded by the coding sequence ATGGCTAAAAGAAATGCATTAGGAAAAGGGCTGGGCGCATTAATCGAAGATGCCGGCAATGAAAATAAATATCATGTGGATGCCGTCAATGAGATTAATCTGGAAAACATTGAGGTGAATCCTTACCAGCCCAGAACCAGCTTCAATGAGGAGGGCTTAAACGATCTGGCCAGCTCCATCAAGGAGATTGGTGTCATTCAACCCATTACCGTCAGACAGATCAACGAGTCCAAATTTCAGCTCATCACAGGAGAAAGGCGATACAGAGCAGCTAAGATAGCCGGTATCAAAACCATCCCTGCGTTCATCAGAACTGCCGATGATCAGGCCATGCTGGAAATGGCCCTGGTAGAAAATATTCAGCGTGAGGACCTTGATTCTATAGAAGTGGCCATCAGTTATCAAAGACTGATAGAGGAATGTGAGCTAACCCAGGAAAATCTAAGTACCCGGGTGGGTAAAAAAAGGGCAACCATCTCAAATTATCTGCGTCTGCTTAAATTACCGGCAGAAATTCAACTGGGCATCAGGGACCGGAAAATATCCATGGGTCACGCCCGAACGCTGATTAATATTGAAGATCCTGAGAAGCAACTTAAAGCTTATTACAGGATTCTTGACGAAGGGCTCTCGGTAAGAAAAACCGAAGAAATCATCCGGGAACTCAGCCAACAGGAGCAAAAAAAGAAAAAAAGCCCGTCAGCTCCCAAAGCAGAGCTGCCCGAAGAATATAAACAGGTTAAAAATCATCTGGCCAGCCATTTCGATACGAATATAGAACTCAAACGAAACAACAACGGAAAAGGCAAGATCATCATTCCTTTTAAATCGGATAAAGACCTGGAACGAATCATGTCGATCATAGAAAATAATACTGAGGATTAA
- a CDS encoding MBOAT family protein has protein sequence MYSEEKPMLFTRLYFWAFFTVLLAFYSILYRRRAIRNAYLFVMSLFFYYQSSGYFFTLLIFSTIADYTLGHLIYQANSRMKKKLFVATSVIINLGVLSYFKYSYFFINMINRIFDTNYEVVNLLAQFSNQLAETNFDVSTIILPVGISFYTFQTISYTVDIYRGKIKPVNNIIDFGFYVSFFPQLVAGPIVRAAEFVPQLYQKFKLTQREFSHALFLIMTGLIKKMLISDYISINYVDRVFEAPLSYSGFENAMAVYGYSLQIYCDFSGYTDIAIGVALLLGFRLPVNFNSPYKAISVTDFWKRWHISLSSWLRDYLYIPLGGNKKGKLRRHINIMITMLLGGLWHGAHLRFIIWGGIHGVALVIHKLWMSLMKNLYPHYHPIYKRSRLNRFFSVFITFHVVTAAWIFFRSQNMRKANQMISQILYNFEAELIPRIIISYQEIFGVIAAGFILHWLPASFKERYRGWFIQTPWVVKVLAVLLLVIIIYQVKSAAIQPFIYFKF, from the coding sequence ATGTATTCCGAGGAAAAGCCCATGCTTTTCACAAGGCTTTATTTTTGGGCTTTCTTTACCGTACTTCTGGCCTTTTACAGCATACTGTATCGCAGGCGTGCCATTCGCAATGCCTATCTTTTTGTGATGAGCCTCTTCTTCTATTATCAATCGAGCGGTTATTTTTTCACACTTCTGATATTCTCAACGATCGCAGACTATACACTGGGACATCTTATATATCAGGCAAACAGCAGGATGAAAAAGAAACTATTCGTCGCCACCAGTGTGATCATCAATCTGGGAGTGCTTTCCTACTTCAAATACAGCTATTTTTTTATTAACATGATCAACAGGATATTCGATACCAACTACGAGGTTGTGAACCTGTTGGCTCAATTCTCAAATCAACTCGCAGAAACCAATTTTGATGTCAGTACCATCATCCTTCCGGTAGGGATATCTTTCTACACATTTCAAACCATCAGCTATACGGTGGATATATACCGGGGGAAGATCAAGCCGGTGAACAACATCATTGATTTCGGCTTCTATGTATCGTTCTTCCCACAGCTTGTTGCCGGTCCGATTGTCAGAGCGGCGGAATTCGTACCACAGCTTTATCAGAAATTCAAACTCACCCAACGGGAGTTTTCGCATGCGCTCTTTCTGATCATGACCGGGCTGATAAAAAAAATGCTGATTTCCGATTACATCTCCATTAATTATGTTGACCGGGTTTTTGAAGCACCTCTTTCCTATAGCGGATTTGAAAATGCAATGGCTGTATATGGCTATTCGCTTCAGATTTATTGCGATTTTTCCGGTTATACGGATATTGCCATTGGCGTGGCCCTTCTCCTGGGATTTCGTTTGCCCGTAAACTTTAATTCTCCCTATAAGGCCATCAGTGTAACCGATTTTTGGAAGAGGTGGCATATATCCCTGTCTTCATGGCTGCGGGATTACCTTTATATTCCGCTGGGAGGTAACAAAAAAGGGAAACTTCGCCGCCACATCAACATCATGATTACCATGTTGCTGGGTGGATTATGGCACGGGGCACATCTTCGGTTTATTATCTGGGGCGGAATACACGGAGTCGCGCTGGTCATCCATAAACTATGGATGTCACTGATGAAAAATCTATATCCCCATTATCATCCCATCTATAAAAGAAGCCGCCTGAACAGATTTTTTTCCGTATTTATTACATTCCATGTTGTTACAGCCGCCTGGATTTTTTTCCGCTCCCAGAATATGCGCAAAGCCAACCAGATGATCAGTCAGATACTCTACAATTTCGAAGCCGAGCTGATTCCCCGGATAATCATTTCCTATCAGGAAATATTCGGAGTGATTGCGGCTGGATTCATTCTGCACTGGCTTCCTGCCAGCTTCAAAGAACGGTACAGGGGATGGTTCATCCAAACCCCATGGGTAGTGAAAGTATTGGCCGTACTCCTTTTGGTGATCATCATATATCAGGTAAAATCAGCAGCAATACAGCCGTTTATATACTTTAAGTTTTAA
- a CDS encoding LysM peptidoglycan-binding domain-containing protein → MNRLLITLVVGGSLLVSCPNKTEAQKEVYPEVKSIEKNFAENVDALIQQYYIEKSDFITEETGYSEGDTSAPVYPDSVYIERINNIQSAIELSYNQIIRNFIHVYTVERRDKVKIMLGLKEHYFPIFEKVFDQYGLPHELKYLAVVESALHPGAVSRAGATGLWQFMYGTGKLYGLTINSFVDERRDPTKSTHAAAKYLKDLYEIFGEWDLAISAYNCGPTNVRKAIYRSGGKKNFWDIYYYLPYETRGYYPALVAVMYMMNYHEDHDLYRDKIDLPYLTDTLHVRQKLHLEQVSQVLNIPLKHLQDLNPQYRKNLIPASGQHTFSLKLPMENTGKFIELQDSIYSYKDSVFFREDILKNPRRSNFVQQTPTGKAKVYYEVKSGDNLGYIAEWFNVRASQLRRWNNLRGSMIRTGQKLVVYVPKNRKNYYEKLNSMSFEEKQQIAGAPVETQTQTQIKEKDDLDKDYIYYKVKYGDTLWDIARKYPGVTEKDIIKLNNLPNARKIKAGQYLKIKENT, encoded by the coding sequence ATGAATCGATTATTGATAACTTTGGTTGTCGGCGGGTCCTTACTGGTATCTTGCCCAAATAAAACAGAAGCACAGAAAGAGGTTTATCCCGAAGTGAAATCCATTGAGAAAAATTTTGCCGAAAACGTGGATGCTCTCATTCAACAATATTATATAGAAAAATCTGACTTCATTACCGAGGAAACCGGATATTCCGAAGGCGATACTTCAGCTCCGGTTTACCCCGATTCAGTTTACATTGAAAGAATAAACAACATTCAATCAGCCATTGAACTGAGTTACAATCAAATTATCAGGAATTTTATCCATGTGTATACCGTTGAACGAAGGGACAAAGTTAAAATCATGCTGGGGCTTAAGGAACATTACTTTCCGATTTTTGAGAAAGTATTTGATCAATACGGATTACCACATGAGCTGAAATATCTGGCAGTGGTTGAGTCTGCTCTCCATCCGGGGGCAGTAAGCAGAGCAGGAGCCACAGGTTTATGGCAGTTTATGTATGGAACTGGTAAACTCTATGGACTGACCATAAACTCCTTTGTAGATGAACGCAGGGACCCTACGAAGTCCACCCACGCGGCAGCAAAATACCTGAAAGACCTTTATGAGATTTTTGGAGAATGGGATCTGGCAATTTCTGCTTACAATTGCGGACCCACCAATGTAAGAAAAGCAATATACCGATCGGGAGGGAAGAAAAATTTCTGGGATATTTATTATTACCTGCCCTACGAAACGAGAGGCTATTATCCTGCGCTGGTGGCAGTAATGTATATGATGAATTATCATGAAGATCACGACCTATACCGGGATAAAATTGACTTACCCTACCTGACCGATACACTTCACGTGCGTCAAAAATTGCACCTCGAACAGGTTTCCCAGGTACTTAACATTCCTCTCAAACACTTGCAGGACCTCAACCCACAATACAGAAAAAACCTTATACCGGCCTCCGGTCAACATACCTTTTCTCTGAAACTGCCCATGGAAAACACAGGTAAATTTATTGAACTTCAGGATTCTATATACAGTTATAAAGACTCTGTCTTCTTCCGGGAAGACATCCTCAAAAATCCCCGGAGATCAAATTTTGTTCAGCAGACTCCCACAGGAAAAGCCAAAGTTTATTATGAAGTAAAATCCGGTGATAACCTGGGCTACATTGCCGAATGGTTTAATGTAAGAGCCTCTCAATTAAGACGATGGAATAACCTCCGGGGCAGCATGATTCGCACAGGTCAGAAACTGGTAGTTTATGTCCCTAAAAACAGGAAAAATTACTATGAAAAGCTCAACTCAATGTCGTTCGAAGAAAAACAACAAATAGCCGGAGCCCCTGTCGAAACCCAAACCCAAACCCAAATCAAAGAAAAGGATGATCTTGATAAAGATTATATATACTATAAAGTCAAATATGGAGATACTTTATGGGATATTGCCAGAAAATACCCGGGTGTTACTGAAAAAGATATCATAAAACTGAACAATCTTCCCAATGCACGGAAAATAAAAGCGGGGCAGTATTTAAAGATCAAGGAAAACACCTGA